Proteins from one Mustela erminea isolate mMusErm1 chromosome 20, mMusErm1.Pri, whole genome shotgun sequence genomic window:
- the MAFK gene encoding transcription factor MafK isoform X1 yields the protein MEPGSCELLCVLLRAVNSDSPSPLLPASLLPATGRCMAPVFTFAFFPISKPFCSGDCAQVMTTNPKPNKALKVKKEAGENAPVLSDDELVSMSVRELNQHLRGLTKEEVVRLKQRRRTLKNRGYAASCRIKRVTQKEELERQRVELQQEVEKLARENSSMKLELDALRSKYEALQTFARTVARGPVTPTKVATTSVITIVKSADISSTSVPFSAAS from the exons ATGGAACCCGGCAGCTGTGAGCTTCTCTGTGTGCTGCTCCGAGCAGTAAACAGTGActcaccctcccctctgctccccgccTCCCTGCTCCCGGCCACTGGAAGATGCATGGCTCCcgtgtttacttttgcttttt TTCCAATTTCCAAGCCCTTCTGTTCGGGTGACTGTGCCCAGGTTATGACGACTAATCCCAAACCAAACAAGGCGTTAAAG GTCAAGAAGGAGGCGGGTGAGAACGCCCCGGTGCTCAGCGATGACGAGCTGGTGTCCATGTCAGTGCGGGAGCTGAACCAGCACCTGCGGGGCCTCACCAAGGAGGAGGTGGTGCGCCTGAAGCAGCGGCGGCGCACACTCAAGAACCGGGGCTACGCCGCCAGCTGCCGCATCAAGCGCGTGACGCAGAAGGAGGAGCTGGAGCGGCAGCGTGTGGAGCTGCAGCAGGAGGTGGAGAAGCTGGCCCGCGAGAACAGCAGCATGAAGCTGGAGCTTGACGCGCTGCGCTCCAAGTACGAGGCCCTGCAGACCTTCGCCCGCACCGTGGCCCGTGGGCCCGTCACCCCCACCAAGGTGGCCACCACCAGCGTCATCACCATCGTCAAGTCTGCCGACATCTCCTCCACCTCCGTGCCCTTCTCGGCCGCGTCCTAG
- the MAFK gene encoding transcription factor MafK isoform X2, whose protein sequence is MTTNPKPNKALKVKKEAGENAPVLSDDELVSMSVRELNQHLRGLTKEEVVRLKQRRRTLKNRGYAASCRIKRVTQKEELERQRVELQQEVEKLARENSSMKLELDALRSKYEALQTFARTVARGPVTPTKVATTSVITIVKSADISSTSVPFSAAS, encoded by the exons ATGACGACTAATCCCAAACCAAACAAGGCGTTAAAG GTCAAGAAGGAGGCGGGTGAGAACGCCCCGGTGCTCAGCGATGACGAGCTGGTGTCCATGTCAGTGCGGGAGCTGAACCAGCACCTGCGGGGCCTCACCAAGGAGGAGGTGGTGCGCCTGAAGCAGCGGCGGCGCACACTCAAGAACCGGGGCTACGCCGCCAGCTGCCGCATCAAGCGCGTGACGCAGAAGGAGGAGCTGGAGCGGCAGCGTGTGGAGCTGCAGCAGGAGGTGGAGAAGCTGGCCCGCGAGAACAGCAGCATGAAGCTGGAGCTTGACGCGCTGCGCTCCAAGTACGAGGCCCTGCAGACCTTCGCCCGCACCGTGGCCCGTGGGCCCGTCACCCCCACCAAGGTGGCCACCACCAGCGTCATCACCATCGTCAAGTCTGCCGACATCTCCTCCACCTCCGTGCCCTTCTCGGCCGCGTCCTAG